A window of Castanea sativa cultivar Marrone di Chiusa Pesio chromosome 1, ASM4071231v1 contains these coding sequences:
- the LOC142615746 gene encoding uncharacterized protein LOC142615746 isoform X1 encodes MVQFMKSTNMRPEPESTTTTTTTTTTTTTASSKLPVKLEIEDSLEEEHGPLNKRSKPSQSFQEQWSSGTNAYPIPPSQYNPLDEPSPLGLRLRKSPSLLELIQMKLSQGGASSNGASQSENFNAVVKKESKGASLSSATDKLKASNFPASLLKIGGWEYKSRYEGDLVAKCYFAKHKLVWEVLEGGLKSKIEIQWSDIMALKANCPDNGPGTLNVVLARQPLFFRETNPQPRKHTLWQATADFTDGQASINRQHFLQCPQGLLNKHFEKLIQCDMRLNFLSRQPEIVVDSPFFEPRPSVFEDPEESKEHSFDQMDSGGSMSGFQDVASPTPTQSSSLKIEHKQDSAGLALENRLREAPSPSSVMDARAIEGNGSSEAVDSAASRNWDQIKLPGIHPSMSMSDLMSHIGQCLSEQMTSGNPPATNESPEYQDILEDIAQYLLNDNQSTAASDEKSLMTRVNSLCCLLQKDSATVQNSQGSGGSFANGPDGGTSVQVKNNPEQIHDNKYRADLKLSDQDTRDLSGSKQAAGMSRKDSFGELLLHLPRIASLPKFLFNISEEDAES; translated from the exons atggtaCAGTTCATGAAATCGACGAACATGAGGCCTGAGCCCgaatcaacaacaacaacaacaacgacgACGACGACTACAACTACAGCATCGTCGAAGCTTCCGGTGAAGTTAGAGATCGAGGACTCTCTAGAAGAAGAGCACGGACCTCTCAACAAGCGGTCAAAGCCTTCTCAATCTTTTCAAGAG CAATGGAGTTCAGGAACTAATGCATACCCTATTCCTCCTTCACAATACAACCCACTTGATGAGCCTAGCCCTCTGGGTTTGCGGCTGAGGAAGAGCCCATCTCTGTTAGAATTAATTCAAATGAAACTTTCTCAAGGGGGTGCTTCTAGTAACGGAGCTTCTCAGAGTGAAAACTTTAATGCAGTAGTTAAAAAGGAAAGTAAGGGGGCTTCTTTATCTAGTGCTACGGACAAGCTAAAGGCTTCAAATTTCCCAGCTTCACTTCTGAAAATTGGCGGTTGGGAG TATAAATCAAGATATGAAGGTGATTTAGTAGCAAAATGTTACTTTGCTAAGCATAAGCTTGTTTGGGAAGTTCTTGAAGGTGGGCTGAAGAGTAAAATAGAAATCCAATGGTCAGATATTATGGCTTTGAAGGCAAATTGTCCTGATAATGGACCTGGTACATTGAATGTTGTG CTGGCTAGACAGCCCCTTTTCTTTAGGGAGACCAACCCTCAGCCTAGAAAGCACACCTTATGGCAGGCTACGGCAGATTTTACCGATGGGCAGGCTAGCATAAACAG GCAACATTTTCTGCAATGCCCGCAAGGGTTGTTAAATAAGCATTTTGAAAAGCTTATCCAGTGTGACATGCGCCTTAATTTCTTAAGCCGACAACCAGAAATAGTTGTGGATTCACCATTCTTTGAACCGCGACCTTCTGTATTTGAGGACCCAGAAGAATCTAAAGAGCATAGTTTTGATCAAATGGATAGCGGAGGATCCATGTCTGGTTTCCAGGATGTAGCATCACCAACTCCAACACAATCATCTTCGCTGAAAATTGAACATAAACAGGATTCTGCTGGTTTGGCATTGGAAAATCGGTTACGAGAAGCTCCTTCTCCCAGTTCAG TGATGGACGCTCGTGCAATTGAAGGTAATGGAAGTTCTGAAGCTGTTGATTCTGCGGCTTCAAGAAACTGGGACCAGATAAAACTGCCTGGGATCCATCCATCCATGTCAATGAGTGATCTAATGAGCCATATTGGACAGTGTCTTTCAGAACAGATGACTTCTGGAAATCCACCTGCAACTAACGAAAGTCCTGAATACCAAGACATACTGGAGGACATTGCTCAGTACCTGCTCAATGACAATCAGTCTACCGCAGCTTCTGATGAGAAATCCCTCATGACAAGGGTCAATTCCTTGTGTTGCCTTCTGCAGAAGGACTCTGCCACAGTTCAGAATTCACAGGGTAGTGGGGGAAGTTTTGCCAATGGGCCTGATGGTGGGACGAGTGTTCAAGTTAAGAACAACCCTGAACAAATACATGATAATAAATATAGAGCTGATTTGAAGCTTTCTGATCAGGATACAAGGGATTTATCAGGCAGCAAGCAGGCAGCCGGTATGTCAAGGAAAGACTCGTTTGGGGAACTGCTACTTCATCTTCCTAGAATTGCCTCCCTCCCAAAGTTCTTGTTTAACATTTCCGAAGAGGATGCGGAGAGCTAA
- the LOC142615746 gene encoding uncharacterized protein LOC142615746 isoform X2, which produces MVQFMKSTNMRPEPESTTTTTTTTTTTTTASSKLPVKLEIEDSLEEEHGPLNKRSKPSQSFQEQWSSGTNAYPIPPSQYNPLDEPSPLGLRLRKSPSLLELIQMKLSQGGASSNGASQSENFNAVVKKESKGASLSSATDKLKASNFPASLLKIGGWEYKSRYEGDLVAKCYFAKHKLVWEVLEGGLKSKIEIQWSDIMALKANCPDNGPGTLNVVLARQPLFFRETNPQPRKHTLWQATADFTDGQASINRQHFLQCPQGLLNKHFEKLIQCDMRLNFLSRQPEIVVDSPFFEPRPSVFEDPEESKEHSFDQMDSGGSMSGFQDVASPTPTQSSSLKIEHKQDSAGLALENRLREAPSPSSGNGSSEAVDSAASRNWDQIKLPGIHPSMSMSDLMSHIGQCLSEQMTSGNPPATNESPEYQDILEDIAQYLLNDNQSTAASDEKSLMTRVNSLCCLLQKDSATVQNSQGSGGSFANGPDGGTSVQVKNNPEQIHDNKYRADLKLSDQDTRDLSGSKQAAGMSRKDSFGELLLHLPRIASLPKFLFNISEEDAES; this is translated from the exons atggtaCAGTTCATGAAATCGACGAACATGAGGCCTGAGCCCgaatcaacaacaacaacaacaacgacgACGACGACTACAACTACAGCATCGTCGAAGCTTCCGGTGAAGTTAGAGATCGAGGACTCTCTAGAAGAAGAGCACGGACCTCTCAACAAGCGGTCAAAGCCTTCTCAATCTTTTCAAGAG CAATGGAGTTCAGGAACTAATGCATACCCTATTCCTCCTTCACAATACAACCCACTTGATGAGCCTAGCCCTCTGGGTTTGCGGCTGAGGAAGAGCCCATCTCTGTTAGAATTAATTCAAATGAAACTTTCTCAAGGGGGTGCTTCTAGTAACGGAGCTTCTCAGAGTGAAAACTTTAATGCAGTAGTTAAAAAGGAAAGTAAGGGGGCTTCTTTATCTAGTGCTACGGACAAGCTAAAGGCTTCAAATTTCCCAGCTTCACTTCTGAAAATTGGCGGTTGGGAG TATAAATCAAGATATGAAGGTGATTTAGTAGCAAAATGTTACTTTGCTAAGCATAAGCTTGTTTGGGAAGTTCTTGAAGGTGGGCTGAAGAGTAAAATAGAAATCCAATGGTCAGATATTATGGCTTTGAAGGCAAATTGTCCTGATAATGGACCTGGTACATTGAATGTTGTG CTGGCTAGACAGCCCCTTTTCTTTAGGGAGACCAACCCTCAGCCTAGAAAGCACACCTTATGGCAGGCTACGGCAGATTTTACCGATGGGCAGGCTAGCATAAACAG GCAACATTTTCTGCAATGCCCGCAAGGGTTGTTAAATAAGCATTTTGAAAAGCTTATCCAGTGTGACATGCGCCTTAATTTCTTAAGCCGACAACCAGAAATAGTTGTGGATTCACCATTCTTTGAACCGCGACCTTCTGTATTTGAGGACCCAGAAGAATCTAAAGAGCATAGTTTTGATCAAATGGATAGCGGAGGATCCATGTCTGGTTTCCAGGATGTAGCATCACCAACTCCAACACAATCATCTTCGCTGAAAATTGAACATAAACAGGATTCTGCTGGTTTGGCATTGGAAAATCGGTTACGAGAAGCTCCTTCTCCCAGTTCAG GTAATGGAAGTTCTGAAGCTGTTGATTCTGCGGCTTCAAGAAACTGGGACCAGATAAAACTGCCTGGGATCCATCCATCCATGTCAATGAGTGATCTAATGAGCCATATTGGACAGTGTCTTTCAGAACAGATGACTTCTGGAAATCCACCTGCAACTAACGAAAGTCCTGAATACCAAGACATACTGGAGGACATTGCTCAGTACCTGCTCAATGACAATCAGTCTACCGCAGCTTCTGATGAGAAATCCCTCATGACAAGGGTCAATTCCTTGTGTTGCCTTCTGCAGAAGGACTCTGCCACAGTTCAGAATTCACAGGGTAGTGGGGGAAGTTTTGCCAATGGGCCTGATGGTGGGACGAGTGTTCAAGTTAAGAACAACCCTGAACAAATACATGATAATAAATATAGAGCTGATTTGAAGCTTTCTGATCAGGATACAAGGGATTTATCAGGCAGCAAGCAGGCAGCCGGTATGTCAAGGAAAGACTCGTTTGGGGAACTGCTACTTCATCTTCCTAGAATTGCCTCCCTCCCAAAGTTCTTGTTTAACATTTCCGAAGAGGATGCGGAGAGCTAA
- the LOC142615770 gene encoding large ribosomal subunit protein bL35c, with protein sequence MGCSATLTLSFGFRISPLCPPSSSSSSTRSSHASIKLASFNNKLSSLRLSSSNSISGFCSFFPHNNNNNLCTIPQRPRSLTIVSAKGYKMKTHKASAKRFRVTGRGKIVRRGAGKQHLLYKKNTKRKLRLSKMQAVSRSDYDNVIGALPYLKVNRKAK encoded by the exons atgggttGCTCCGCAACTTTAACGTTGTCTTTCGGTTTCAGAATTTCCCCATTATgccctccttcttcttcttcttcttcgactCGTTCCTCTCACGCCTCAATCAAGCTCGCTTCATTCAACAACAAGTTGAGCTCACTCAGACTCAGTTCCTCAAATTCCATTTCTGGGTTCTGCTCCTTTTTTcctcacaacaacaacaacaacctctgcacaattCCTCAGAGACCTCGCTCTCTCACCATTGTCTCTGCCAAAGGCTACAAAATGAAGACCCACAAG GCGTCAGCAAAGCGATTCAGGGTGACGGGTAGAGGGAAAATAGTTCGGAGGGGAGCTGGAAAGCAACATTTGCTGTATAAGAAGAATACCAAGAGGAAATTGCGTCTCTCCAAAATG CAAGCAGTTAGCCGGAGTGACTATGACAACGTGATTGGAGCCTTGCCATATCTGAAAGTAAATAGAAAGGCAAAGTAA
- the LOC142615758 gene encoding nuclear pore complex protein NUP43 has protein sequence MAITGTALRDPPQIHRLPQTKYIDAVRWLPQLSAFDRFTVLSLFDSDSNTPSLEIHSLNPQSQTLTLTPQSTFSPPSRISSLKTSQTPTHKPLIAASTFSGSLHLLFANAVDASLESECSVPAKDLHVGPVSCVDVKDGGAECVTVGEDGRVNLVGVTGSGLSCRRVFDSDGLVSYTAAKWASPVEFATGGYGFSLQWWDQRKPGGAVSQFKGNWTQGTTSGIVHSIDIHPSRKHTCLAGGSLGTVFAWDLRWQQQPIILSGIGAGDAAIPSACESEVWEVQYDCYTKSTNMGNISSSRILPAIICSEDGILAVVEQDEEPIELLAEPCAINSFDIDRENPSDMICSLEWESIAILTRP, from the exons ATGGCAATCACAGGCACAGCTCTCCGAGACCCACCTCAAATCCACAGACTCCCACAAACCAAATACATCGACGCCGTCCGCTGGCTCCCTCAGCTCTCCGCCTTCGACCGCTTCACCGTCCTCTCTCTCTTCGACTCCGATTCCAACACCCCTTCCCTCGAAATCCATTCCCTCAATCCCCAAtcccaaaccctaaccctaacccctCAATCCACATTTTCTCCGCCTTCCCGAATCTCCTCCCTCAAGACCTCCCAAACCCCAACCCACAAACCCCTCATCGCCGCCTCCACCTTCTCCGGCTCCCTCCACCTCCTCTTCGCCAACGCCGTCGACGCCTCGCTCGAGTCCGAGTGCTCGGTGCCGGCGAAGGACCTGCACGTTGGGCCCGTGTCTTGTGTCGATGTGAAGGACGGTGGGGCTGAGTGTGTGACCGTTGGGGAGGATGGGAGGGTCAATCTGGTTGGGGTTACGGGTTCCGGGTTGAGTTGTCGCCGGGTTTTCGATAGTGATGGGTTGGTTTCGTATACCGCGGCGAAATGGGCATCGCCGGTGGAGTTTGCCACCGGGGGTTATGGGTTTAGTCTTCAGTGGTGGGATCAGAGGAAACCTGGCGGGGCGGTTTCTCAGTTCAAGGGCAATTG GACTCAAGGAACAACTTCTGGGATTGTACACTCCATTGATATTCATCCGTCAAGAAAACATACTTGTCTG GCAGGAGGCTCTTTAGGCACTGTATTTGCCTGGGATCTTAGGTGGCAACAACAGCCAATTATTCTTTCTGGGATTGGGGCAGGTGATGCTGCAATCCCTTCAGCATGTGAAAGTGAGGTTTGGGAGGTTCAGTATGACTGCTATACCAAGTCTACAAACATGGGCAACATCTCATCCTCACGGATTTTACCTGCTATTATATGCTCAGAGGATGGTATCCTTGCTGTGGTTGAACAAG ATGAAGAACCCATAGAGCTATTGGCAGAACCTTGTGCAATCAACAGCTTTGACATTGACCGGGAAAACCCCTCG GACATGATATGTAGTTTGGAGTGGGAGTCTATAGCCATCTTGACAAGGCCATAA
- the LOC142622879 gene encoding uncharacterized protein LOC142622879, whose protein sequence is MRGNAMSITEKSFVLNNLCHLTSYPFVKTTNGKKLGITSAKKRDLSENSTQQENIFPLKVSNPILSRSVVAVLGLGFIDAGYSGDWSRIGVISKENEDLLKFAAFIVVPLCIFLIFSFSKESED, encoded by the exons ATGAGAGGAAACGCAATGTCAATCACAGAAAAGAGCTTTGTCTTGAACAACCTGTGTCACCTGACCTCCTATCCATTTGTGAAGACCACAAATGGCAAAAAACTTGGAATCACATCTGCTAAAAAGAGAGATTTGTCCGAGAATTCAACCCAGCAAGAAAACATTTTCCCATTGAAAGTGTCCAACCCAATTCTTTCTCGGTCTGTTGTTGCTGTGCTGGGTTTGGGATTTATCGATGCTGG GTATAGTGGAGACTGGTCTAGGATTGGTGTCATCTCAAAGGAGAATGAAGACTTGCTAAAGTTTGCAGCTTTTATAGTTGTTCCTTTGTGTATCTTTCTCATATTTTCCTTCTCCAAGGAATCTGAggattga